From Bacillus sp. Marseille-P3661:
GTGCTTGGGTGACAAACATGCTTCGATACTTTTCCGGACATTTATGAGCTATTTTGATAAAAATGCATAGTTTGAAAATTCATCCGGACATACAGTAGGTTATTTAATAAAAATCATCTAAAATGACTACCATTTCTATTGAATAGCGTACTGTATTTCCGCCGAACTTTTAAAGCCTTTTTAGCACATATAACGGAATAAATGCCCTGTTTTACTTTTAAAGACTGCTATTACTTTAAAGCTAAGCCAATGGTTCCCTGCTTTTACTTATAGCCTTTTTCATTTCTCGCACATATTCCACGACATGCGGTACGCAGTCGAGTCCATATTGGGCTACGATTCTAACGATTGCACTTCCGACAATCACTCCATCAGAAAATTGAGCCATTCGCTCGGCTTGTTCAGGTGTAGAAATACCAAAGCCAATCGCACATGGAATTCCCTTCACGTCTTTTACAATTTTGATCATTTCCTCAACTTCATTGCCAATCTCTTTACGCACACCCGTTACTCCCATTGAAGATACGCAGTAAATGAATCCTTCAGCTTCACTAGCAATCATGCGAATTCGGTCATTCGAAGTTGGTGCGATCATGGAAATTAAGGTAACATCATGTTGAGAACAATACGGCAGCAATTCATCTTTTTCTTCATAAGGCAGATCCGGAACAATGACCGCATGAACGCCTACCTCTTCACAATTTTTCATAAATCTCTCGGCACCATAAGTAAAGATCGGATTGACATATGTCATAAATGCGATCGGAACTGTACAAGTTTTGCGGATTCGCTTCACCATTGCAAATATTTTATCTGTTGTTGTACCAGCAGCAAGCGCACGAATATCAGCTTCCTGAATAACTGGACCTTCTGCGATTGGATCTGAAAAAGGAATACCAAGTTCAATTAAATCCGCGCCTGCCTCTGCCATTTGCAAAACCAATTGCTCAGTAATTTCTAAAGATGGATCACCCGCAGTAATAAACGGGATAAACGCCTTGCCATTTGAAAACACTTGTTGAATTTTATTCATATATTTGCACTCCCTTATAACGTGCTATTGATGCAACATCCTTATCACCTCTACCAGACAGGCAGATCACCATGATTTGAGCCTCGCTCATTGTCGGCGCTAGCTTTTTCGCGTGAGCAACTGCATGTGCACTTTCGATTGCAGGAATAATTCCTTCTAAACGTGACAGGTATTCAAATGCCTCAACCGCCTCATCATCAGTAACCGGAACATATTCAGCTCTGCCTTGATCATGTAAATTCGCATGCTCTGGGCCAATCCCTGGATAATCAAGCCCTGCGGAAATGGAATGTACAGGTGCAATCTGGCCATATTCATCCTGACAGAAGTAAGACTTCATGCCATGGAAAATTCCTAGCGAACCCGTTGCGATCGTTGCCGCTGTTTTTTCAGTTTCAACACCATGCCCAGCCGCTTCACAACCGATTAGACGGACACCTTCATCCTCAATAAACTCATAAAATGTACCGATGGCATTGCTACCCCCACCTACACAAGCAAGCACGGCATCTGGCAATCTGCCCTCTTCCTCAATAATTTGCTGTTTGATTTCGCGACTAATAACACTTTGAAAGTCACGAACAATTGTTGGAAACGGATGCGGCCCCATCACCGAACCAAGTACATAGTGTGTATCATCAACCCGCTGTGTCCATTCGCGCATGGTTTCATTTACTGCATCCTTAAGTGTTTGTGTACCGCTTGTTACTGCGTGCACCTTTGCACCGAGCAGTTCCATTCGATACACATTAAGTGCCTGACGGTCCGTGTCCTCCTTACCCATGAAAATCTCACATTCTAACCCCATAAGGGCAGCAGCAGTTGCTGTGGCAACACCATGCTGCCCTGCACCAGTCTCAGCGATAACACGCGTTTTTCCCATTCGTTTGGCAAGAAGAACCTGTCCAAGCACATTATTGATTTTATGTGAGCCTGTATGATTTAAATCCTCTCGTTTTAAATAAATCCTTGCCCCACCAAGGTCCTTCGTCATTTTTTCTGCAAAATAAAGCAGCGACGGCCGACCCGCATATTTAGTAAGCAAACTATCAAACTCTTCTAAAAATTCCGGATCAGTTTTATAATGATTATATGCATTCTCTAGCTCTTTAACGGCATTCATTAGTGTTTCAGGTATATACTGACCGCCGTGAACTCCAAATCTTCCTTTTGTCATTTTCCTCATACTCCTTATTAGTAAAGACACAAATTTTTGTACACAACAATTTTTGTTCAAAAAATAAAAAAAGCCTTTATCCCTCTTGAAAAGGGACAAAAGCTTTTAACTTCTGCGGTACCACCCAAATTGACGTAAAACGCCCACTCATTATTGTATACAATCATATACAACCTACTGATAACGGACAGATCCCGTAAGCGCCTACTTTCATAAGAGTTCAGCCTTCCCTCACAAGTCCATTCAGAATATTCTTTGTAACTGCCTTTCACCAACCGGCAGCTCTCTTTATACAAGTCATTATTCCTACTTCTCTTGATCATCGGTTTAATAATTGTATGAATATTTTAATATTTATAAAATTGTAACATTAACAGCTTAACTTGTCCATCCTAAATTTTTATTAGGACGTTCACCTGGAGAACTATGACTCTGTATGTTTTTTTTAGTAGTTTAATTGTTTATAACAAGCTTACTTTTTTATATTATTTTTAC
This genomic window contains:
- the trpA gene encoding tryptophan synthase subunit alpha; translation: MNKIQQVFSNGKAFIPFITAGDPSLEITEQLVLQMAEAGADLIELGIPFSDPIAEGPVIQEADIRALAAGTTTDKIFAMVKRIRKTCTVPIAFMTYVNPIFTYGAERFMKNCEEVGVHAVIVPDLPYEEKDELLPYCSQHDVTLISMIAPTSNDRIRMIASEAEGFIYCVSSMGVTGVRKEIGNEVEEMIKIVKDVKGIPCAIGFGISTPEQAERMAQFSDGVIVGSAIVRIVAQYGLDCVPHVVEYVREMKKAISKSREPLA
- the trpB gene encoding tryptophan synthase subunit beta, which gives rise to MTKGRFGVHGGQYIPETLMNAVKELENAYNHYKTDPEFLEEFDSLLTKYAGRPSLLYFAEKMTKDLGGARIYLKREDLNHTGSHKINNVLGQVLLAKRMGKTRVIAETGAGQHGVATATAAALMGLECEIFMGKEDTDRQALNVYRMELLGAKVHAVTSGTQTLKDAVNETMREWTQRVDDTHYVLGSVMGPHPFPTIVRDFQSVISREIKQQIIEEEGRLPDAVLACVGGGSNAIGTFYEFIEDEGVRLIGCEAAGHGVETEKTAATIATGSLGIFHGMKSYFCQDEYGQIAPVHSISAGLDYPGIGPEHANLHDQGRAEYVPVTDDEAVEAFEYLSRLEGIIPAIESAHAVAHAKKLAPTMSEAQIMVICLSGRGDKDVASIARYKGVQIYE